From Apium graveolens cultivar Ventura unplaced genomic scaffold, ASM990537v1 ctg1886, whole genome shotgun sequence:
agaaagtgctccaaagtgtttttggagAGAAGTGCTCCAAAATATTTTTGATGAGAAagtgcatcaaaattgatggtggtgagaagtgcatcacaggcgaagagaaagtgtttcgtaaatttaagattatggggatgaatgttggaataatcttaaatttagttattaattatttgtttatttaattattagatattttagatatttagcaataaattaattattagagaaaaatattattttaaaattgtttagtagtggggtagtagagttatggagtaaattagTTTTAGTAGttgttagttttaatatgtttgtaaagcctatataatggctagtttaccttgagttttacaagagtaaaagaaaaacaagaaatatagcagtacaagttctctgcaaaaaAAATATAGGTGTCTTCTTTTTTCTGTAAGGTTTTACAACAGGTTCAAAGCTTGGTTAATACTTACATATATTATTCAGTAATTGGTTCCTTAACTCATATTTTGACATGACATGGAACAAAAAGGAGTAATACATCATGCATTTGGTAAGCATATGCTCAAACTAGATACATTTGCAGTTGCTAAAGAATTTCAACAATGAGTTATTCCTCCTCATATATGctatatattattttgattttactTCTATATTTAGGAGAATCTCAAAGAAACAGCACCTTATCTTTAGGTTCATCTCTCACAGCTGCAGACAATGACATCTCATGGTATTCACCTTCTGGTGATTTTGCGTTCGGGTTTCAGAACGTAAACGATCAGTTTTTGCTGTCCATTTGGTATGACAAAATACCTGACAAAACAGTTGTCTGGTTTGTAAATGATGGTACTGCTGTCTCTTCTGGATCCAAAGTGCAGCTCACTGCTGACCGCGGATTAGTCCTTGGTGATTTTCAAGGCACGGAGTTATGGAGCTCCGAGCCATTTTCTGGAACAGTTTCTAGTGTTGTTTTTAATGATACAGGCAATTTTATGATTTTTGGTAGCAATTCCACATTGTTGTGGGATAGCTTCAGCAATCCAACTGATACCCTTTTGCCTACTCAGACAATGGAGCTCGGTGGTACGCTTTTCTCTAGACATACTGAAACCAATTTCACCAAAGGAAGATTCCAGTTACGTTTTCTTAACAATGGGAATCTTGTGCTTAATGCCCGGAATATACTTACCAATAATGCTTATGCTAGTTACTATACAAAGAACACTTTTGATGATGCAATTAGTCAAGGTTACCAGGTACGTTTTACTACGACAGGATATGTGAATATCGTTAGAAGAAATGGTACTATAGTTGAGCTAACCACAAACAGAGCAATTTCATCAACAGGCTATTATCATAGAGTAACTCTAAATTTTGATGGTGTTCTAGTCCAGTATTACCACCCCAAGGCGTTTACTGGAACATCGGTTTGGACTGCTGTCTGGCAAATCCCAGATAACATATGTAATAATGTGGAAGTGCCCGGAAGTGGGGCTTGTGGATTTAATAGTGTTTGCAGTCTTGATGATTCTAGAAGACCAGATTGTCGGTGCCCAGAAAGTTATTCGTTACTCGATCCTAATGATAAACATGGTAGTTGCAAGCCAAATTTTACACAAAGCTGTGATGATTATAGCTGTAATGAAGATTTATATGATATTCTAGAGCTTACTGATACCGACTGGCCGCTATCTGATTATGAGGAGCTGAAGCCCATTTCTGTATTAGAGTGTAGAAGACAGTGTTTAGTTGATTGCTTTTGTGCTGTTGCAGTTTATAGAGGTGAAACCTGCTGGAAAAAGAAGGTACCTTTGGCGAATGGGAGGAAGGACAGAAGCCTTAATGGCAAGGCTTTTCTAAAAATTCGTAAAGGTGATCCTCGTCGCAGTAATCCAAGTGCTGGAGATATTCCAAATTATCAAGAAAAGAAGGATACAAGTAGTTTGTTCCTTGTTGGTTGTGTCCTTTTAGGCAGTTCAGTATTTGTCAATTTGATATTGATAGCTGTCGCGTGCTTTGGCTTCCTCTACAGAAAGAGAACCACAAATTTTCAGCCAGCTAGCAGTAGTGTTGAAACCAACGTGCATCGTTTTACTAGTAGTGAGCTGGTAGAAGCCACAAATGGATTTGAAGAAGAGTTGGGAAGGGGTTCTTTTGGCATTGTTTACAAAGGTAAAATCCATATGGCTTCTACGGTTATTGTTGCAGTGAAGAAGATAGATAGACTGCTTCAAGATGGTGCAAAGGAATTCCAAACTGAGGTTAATGTGATTGCACAAACTCATCATAAGAATTTGGTCAGATTAGTTGGATATTGCAAAGAAGGGGAGCATCGCCTACTCGTCTATGAGTACATGGTCAATGGAACATTAGCAGAATTAATTTTTGGCAGTGTGAAGCCTAGTTGGACAGTGAGGAACCATATTGCTTTAGGTATCGCAAAAGGATTGGCGTACCTTCATGAAGAATGCAGCACATCAATTATTCATTGCGATATAAAGCCTCAAAATATTCTTCTCGATGGATACTACAATGCTCGAATATCTGATTTTGGGTTGGCAAAACTCATGATGCTCGACCAGAGTAGAACAAATACTGGAATCAAAGGAACAAAGGGTTATGTTGCACCTGAATGGTTTAGAAACACTCCAATCACCGTCAAGTTTGATGTTTATAGCTTTGGTGTTTTGCTGCTAGAGACCATTTGTTGCCGAAGAAGCGTGGAGGATCCAGAGTTTGGAGATAAGGCCATTCTAACAGACTGGGTTTGGGATTGCTTTCAGGAAGGCAGGATAGTTGatttggttaaaagtgatgagGATATTTTGAGTGAGTGGGGAAAGGTAGAAATATTTGTAAAGGTTGGACTTTGGTGTGTTGAAGAAGATCCATCTCTACGGCCAACCATGAGACAGATGCTTGAGGGAGTTGTGAATGTTTCTGATCCCCCGTGTCCCTCCCCTTTCTTTTGAGTTGCTGCTTTCAGTCTGCTGCAATTGCTATGTTTGTGGATTCAAAATGTTAATCATAAGTAATAGTAATGTATACAACTGTAACAATCTGAAGATAAAATTTTCACCATATTCAAAAAATATGCAGAACACTATGTTTCAATTTAACTGCAGATACAGTCCATTGTCAGCAACCTATCATGTAATAAATATGAAAATGACAAAAAACAACACTTTGTTTTCCTGAATATGGAAGTGGGACATGGACTTGGGGAAGCAAGAGCTATGTTCAAAACTTTACAGGAAGACTACTTAGAAATGCCAAGGTAAAAGGTGATGTTGATTTCCCAAATAAAGAACACCAAGGCGGGAGCTTAGAAATAACTCTTTTCGTTATTGGAGTAATTCTGTTCAGATCCGTTCTCATTTTTAGGAGGAGATGCTGATCTGCACCCTGTCTATCCTCCTTGCGTTCCACAAGGCTATTCCTTTTTGCCCAAAAAAGAGTGAGACTAAACTTTGTTTGAGTATTTTTCCCTCCTGCAAACTGAATAATATGCCATCCATCCACAGTGCTTTTCTCGCCAAGCGTAATTAACTCGGAATTTTCTGCAACGTCTATGGAAAAGTAAAGTTGTGAATTTTCAACTGTAAAGGAACTAGACAAAATTTAAATTTCTATGACTGAAGAACAAAACTTAGTGGCCCTTTGGTTCAAAGTATTTCAACCCGGTTAATTAAATTTGGAATGTTATTCCCATGTGTTAGTATTTGATTGAGGGATTTAATTAGATGACTAGAAACTCATTTGATTAACTCAATCCCCTCGTATCCATGGGATTTCAAATCGTTCCCATTTTAACCCTTCTCGTTTTCTTCTTTCCCAAACCCAAACTTTCCCTCATAGTTAACTTGAATTGCATGTTTTGGATATTAGTGTTAATATACAAAGGTACATGGGGAAGAAACTATATGTCGAGTTATACCAGAGGAAGACAACAGTGCTTTAACACGCTAGAAACTTTAAACTATTTTTTTTTGCGCTAAGCAAAATTTTGAACTTCAATGTTAAAATGTAAAAGAACAGAACTTAAGCAGTGTAACTATGTTACTCCCACTCTCACATTCCTGTCTCCGTACCTGTGTTGGCCTTTCAGACATGACACTTTTCTCGTGTCGGATGCTTAGACTGAAATTTTAATACTTTAACGAACTCAGAGACCACTAAATAAAACATATAAGAAGAAAGAAAGATGCAGGATATGACTAATTTTGCAAAATCAtgtttattttgaattttataCTTACTTACTGTTAAGGTATCTATTTACAATGCTTGTTTTTTACAAAGTATGTTGTGTCCCCGTACCCATGTCCAAATATAGGACATTGTTCCCATGTCCTCAATTTATGGATTTCCTGAGTTCGACACTCAGATTTGTGTAGTGTCCAACAATTCGTACCCGGGTAAAATAGGAGAGAACACAGTGTGATGACAAAACACAATCAATTCTATAATAATGGTACAATACACCTGAAGTTTCCCTTATGTTCAACTTTCAAGGCTTCAAAGAAAGTAAGTTAAATAACAAGTCTTCAGGTATCTTTGATACCATACTGCTAAAAAGAATGGTGAAAGATGGAATAAAATGTAACCAAATAAGTGAAGATACTTTGCACATAAATTATTAACTGGGGTGAAGTCCTTTCAACAGAATCCAAAAATACTCTATAGGTAATTAAGGAAAACCAGTTTAGGTCTGTAGATGTTTTAGGCTGGGCCAATTAGATAATGTCTTGATCCATATATAGAGAAAGCTAGCAGTACTCATGCTTCAGCCCACTCGAGCATTAGCACTTCACATAAGCTATAAAATAAGTAGACTGCCATCACTTCATTCAGAAAATTATATCTTCTTAATGCAAGTATACTATACTGGATCAATATAATTTATTTGTATGTATCAGTGTTCTATTCCATTTATTGAATAACTCCTTTCTAAATTAGGAAAAAAAATCTCTTTCAATTACCTATTTAACAATGAACTAAAATTTACAACTCTTTCAGGGAAGTTATGATCAGTCAAATTACATCCTGAAACTAATGTTGAGATAAGAATCTTCAAAAAATGCAGAGAAGGATGAAATCAATAAAACCATACCTCTAAGACGAAAGTCTTCTATTTCATTAGTATTGATTGCAAGTGACCAGCGTGTGGAAAGCTTTGTATCAATTATAACTTCTGTGATTCTGCCATCTTCTTGCTTATCACTCTCAACATGAAGAATGGGAATATCTGACTCGCTCCATCCACTTTCCGTACCATGTTGTGTCCAACAACCATACTGTACTGAAAATGTAACAAAATCAACTATTTTGTCCCTTCCACAAACAAATCCTTCGCCTATATTTTCTGCCTCCTTGGTCAACTTTCCAGGCGCTGATGAAAACAGGGAGACATATGAACTTGTTTCATTCCCCTCGTATGAACCAGTTGTGTCCACAACATGCACAACCTGCATGTCATATAAGACAATTTGTGATCTACGTATGTTTAGACAGGCCCCTCCATCAAATATCTATTTGTATACTGATGCCACATCGAGATTTAAATTGCATAAAAAACATTT
This genomic window contains:
- the LOC141700185 gene encoding G-type lectin S-receptor-like serine/threonine-protein kinase LECRK3, which encodes MSYSSSYMLYIILILLLYLGESQRNSTLSLGSSLTAADNDISWYSPSGDFAFGFQNVNDQFLLSIWYDKIPDKTVVWFVNDGTAVSSGSKVQLTADRGLVLGDFQGTELWSSEPFSGTVSSVVFNDTGNFMIFGSNSTLLWDSFSNPTDTLLPTQTMELGGTLFSRHTETNFTKGRFQLRFLNNGNLVLNARNILTNNAYASYYTKNTFDDAISQGYQVRFTTTGYVNIVRRNGTIVELTTNRAISSTGYYHRVTLNFDGVLVQYYHPKAFTGTSVWTAVWQIPDNICNNVEVPGSGACGFNSVCSLDDSRRPDCRCPESYSLLDPNDKHGSCKPNFTQSCDDYSCNEDLYDILELTDTDWPLSDYEELKPISVLECRRQCLVDCFCAVAVYRGETCWKKKVPLANGRKDRSLNGKAFLKIRKGDPRRSNPSAGDIPNYQEKKDTSSLFLVGCVLLGSSVFVNLILIAVACFGFLYRKRTTNFQPASSSVETNVHRFTSSELVEATNGFEEELGRGSFGIVYKGKIHMASTVIVAVKKIDRLLQDGAKEFQTEVNVIAQTHHKNLVRLVGYCKEGEHRLLVYEYMVNGTLAELIFGSVKPSWTVRNHIALGIAKGLAYLHEECSTSIIHCDIKPQNILLDGYYNARISDFGLAKLMMLDQSRTNTGIKGTKGYVAPEWFRNTPITVKFDVYSFGVLLLETICCRRSVEDPEFGDKAILTDWVWDCFQEGRIVDLVKSDEDILSEWGKVEIFVKVGLWCVEEDPSLRPTMRQMLEGVVNVSDPPCPSPFF